One stretch of Glycine soja cultivar W05 chromosome 7, ASM419377v2, whole genome shotgun sequence DNA includes these proteins:
- the LOC114419911 gene encoding uncharacterized protein LOC114419911 codes for MASVGKERAGAEIVYGSEECYRQSIELLEELGFPKGVLPLQDLVECGRVRETGFVWMKQKAPYEHFFEGTNTRVSYAVEVTGYVEKFRMKKMTGIKSKQMMLWVPIAEMSIEDPKGQKILFKTPMGIGKSFPIMAFMTPEEKEKHLLLQDKEIQENN; via the coding sequence AAAGGAGCGTGCAGGGGCAGAGATAGTGTATGGTTCTGAAGAATGTTATCGCCAATCCATAGAGCTCTTAGAAGAGTTGGGTTTTCCAAAGGGTGTTCTTCCGTTGCAAGACCTGGTGGAGTGTGGAAGGGTTAGAGAAACTGGGTTTGTGTGGATGAAGCAAAAGGCCCCTTATGAGCATTTCTTTGAGGGAACCAACACGAGGGTGAGTTATGCTGTGGAGGTCACAGGCTATGTGGAGAAGTTTAGGATGAAGAAAATGACTGGCATTAAGAGCAAACAGATGATGCTGTGGGTGCCAATAGCTGAGATGAGCATTGAAGATCCTAAGGGCCAGAAGATACTCTTTAAGACCCCTATGGGGATTGGAAAGTCCTTCCCTATCATGGCTTTCATGACCccagaggaaaaggaaaagcacCTGCTGTTGCAGGATAAGGAGATTCAAGAAAACAATTAG